The proteins below are encoded in one region of Mangifera indica cultivar Alphonso chromosome 7, CATAS_Mindica_2.1, whole genome shotgun sequence:
- the LOC123220565 gene encoding uncharacterized protein LOC123220565 isoform X4 → MSLKNHMRTESGTCNVCSAPCSSCMHRNIAIMGSKIDEFSDETCRETTASHFSDNDNVGSKGRQCGSLQHAASEASNLLSANSSHDSFSVNAESKATVRSCDVSVTSEDFDAHPKLSSGISGAEDHLSLKPECVLDQRISSPKYDDTKGVEGHDDNMSSVSRANDANTAVIHDDGYVDIKNLSHGPDLDCSLGPEASAKTPFSQKLSSDFDSEKKADTGCASPKVQSPFSHSHGDKLLIGGFPEYSTKISLKSEAEVENDSGEPPDKAFKISGHDEHHLKFNDYMQPPLQALSGNESEESDLIEQDVKVCDICGDAGREDLLAICSKCSDGAEHTYCMKEMLQKLPEGEWLCEECTFAEETENQKQVLDMEGKRTNKIATQSFGKRQAENLEPAVTAKRLAVETSLGPAKSSNPTRTAALSRDSSFKSIDKGKIKPASFVNVSSNDISETARSPTGPLLQTPKGTLLKSNSFSTLNSKPKVKVVAEVVPQKQKGSREQPALDMKEGFSRAMIKSQSFKSTNFGRTSTSESKFRALSPRLSQELKGLKQVKERNVFDKKNMLKLEKSHTGLATASAAVPTPKVGQKLISHGESVPLSSAGNNRESKIVKSEGKVSMLSKSNSNLARRGAEVPASPVGASSMNGISSSAEQKPNLIIPKDEPASSSSWTADRPSNNVEEILQDGLPRSLESTTQGESVSLTGPTLTTGSKGVTCQKCKEMGHNLESCPQVSGIDVPARKNPREGMIKGNKLKAAIEAAMHKLPVSYGRNRVTDQSDGLCMASVDLDCERASQEQSSVSNKMKNMISLEETREAQINIQNCSSDFYKQSTINHTKQFGANSSDLIVGDPSSTASLGKASMRDLSGHALAASSILLNVSAIPEREYIWQGGFEVHRGGKVSDLCGGIQAHLSSYASPKVLEMVNKFPQKIQLHEEPRLSTWPAKFHESGAKEDNIALYFFAKDHESYERNYKCLVDSMMKNDLALKGDLDGVELLIFPSSQLPENCQRWNLLFFLWGVFRARKVGCSDASKNSSTISGLNMVPLERDVPSDVRSLSQNPCLPEHVDKDKDSPASDSSHDLAPAFSCPYMTGVAVNGECNNKVSCDEQTSLGSQAQSQQRDGLDFGFTSRTAMATQLSQEMRCTTPPLEELPVCGQGSELKRSLEEIKTYISSNKVEKTEMHGGAPFFGEESSKLKILPVGDEVTVVSEKMPGLMIGGRNQVDLERSLKDDDGYIDPETALGRNLNFKVLNCQQSSHHKRPHLDLRETLSENSYTSQKMTWKEAFGDGESTSKKPKICFSGTYGSSSRDRDSFSDGFSSHRDDLHPSSSVEDKRCDVLCDEKVIPEDLGTTERYFFPVDPHVKDFRLGSNHMTWKERTSKDEDQFHDGFPNLELALGAEKKPPNKRMLPFFVGSVDKNNNQDNPRDKLADTGKEEDVSASLSLSLSFPFPDKEPQTVKPVVKTEQLLHERRRVDTSLFLFGGLLDK, encoded by the exons ATGAGTCTAAAAAATCATATGAGAACAGAATCTGGAACTTGTAACGTCTGTTCCGCTCCTTGTTCATCTTGTATGCACCGCAACATAGCTATCATGGGATCAAAGATTGATGAATTCTCTGATGAAACATGTCGCGAAACAACAGCAAGTCATTTTTCTGACAATGACAATGTTGGCTCTAAAGGTAGACAATGTGGCAGCCTTCAACATGCTGCCAGTGAAGCAAGTAACTTGCTCAGTGCCAATTCAAGTCATGATTCTTTCTCAGTGAATGCTGAAAGCAAAGCAACCGTTAGGTCTTGTGATGTATCTGTTACTTCAGAAGATTTTGATGCACATCCAAAGTTGTCCTCTGGTATATCTGGTGCAGAGGATCATCTATCTCTGAAACCTGAGTGCGTTTTGGATCAGAGAATCTCCTCTCCTAAGTATGATGATACCAAAGGTGTGGAAGGACATGATGATAATATGTCAAGTGTTAGTAGAGCCAATGATGCCAATACAGCAGTCATTCACGATGACGGATATGTAGACATTAAGAATTTATCTCATGGTCCAGATTTAGATTGTAGTTTAGGTCCTGAAGCATCTGCAAAGACACCATTTTCCCAGAAATTAAGCTCAGATTTTGATTCAGAAAAAAAGGCTGATACTGGTTGTGCTTCTCCGAAGGTTCAAAGTCCATTTTCTCATTCTCATGGTGATAAGTTGCTTATTGGAGGCTTTCCTGAATACTCAACAAAAATATCTCTAAAGTCAGAAGCTGAAGTTGAGAACGATAGTGGGGAACCTCCTGATAAAGCGTTTAAAATTTCAGGGCATGATGAACATCATTTGAAGTTTAATGATTACATGCAGCCTCCTCTACAAGCATTGTCTGGGAATGAGAGTGAAGAGTCAGACCTTATAGAACAAGAT GTAAAAGTATGTGATATCTGTGGGGATGCAGGACGAGAAGATTTGCTTGCTATTTGTAGTAAATGCAGTGATGGGGCAGAGCACAC CTATTGCATGAAAGAAATGCTTCAAAAACTTCCTGAAGGTGAATGGCTATGTGAAGAATGCACATTTGCAGAGGAAACTGAAAACCAGAAGCAAG ttttagataTGGAAGgtaaaagaacaaacaaaataGCTACACAAAGCTTTGGTAAGAGACAAGCTGAAAATCTAGAGCCTGCTGTGACAGCTAAAAGGCTGGCTGTTGAAACAAGTCTAGGACCAGCAAAATCATCCAACCCTACCAGAACAGCTGCTTTATCACGGGATAGTTCATTCAAAAGCATAGATAAGGGGAAAATAAAGCCAGCATCTTTTGTTAATGTTTCCAGCAATGATATCTCAGAGACTGCGCGTTCTCCTACAGGTCCACTGCTTCAGACACCCAAGG gTACCTTATTAAAATCCAATTCATTCAGCACCTTGAATTCCAAGCCAAAAGTGAAAGTTGTTGCTGAAGTTGTTCCTCAAAAACAGAAAGGGAGCAGAGAGCAACCAGCTCTTGATATGAAAGAAGGATTTTCTAGAGCCATGATCAAATCGCAGTCATTTAAATCTACAAATTTTGGCCGTACAAGTACTAGTGAATCAAAATTTAGAGCCCTTTCACCTCGATTGTCTCAGGAACTTAAAGGACTAAAACAAGTGAAAGAGCGTAATGTATTTGACAAGAAAAATATGTTGAAGTTGGAGAAATCTCATACTGGTTTGGCGACTGCTAGTGCTGCTGTCCCAACACCCAAGGTTGGTCAAAAGCTCATATCTCATGGTGAATCGGTGCCTCTTTCCTCTGCAGGCAACAACCGTGAGTCAAAGATTGTGAAATCTGAAGGAAAAGTAAGTATGTTGTCAAAGTCAAACAGCAATCTAGCACGTAGAGGTGCAGAAGTTCCTGCTTCTCCAG TCGGGGCTTCATCTATGAATGGAATATCCAGTTCTGCTGAACAGAAGCCAAACCTTATTATCCCCAAGGATGAGCCTGCATCCAGTTCTTCTTGGACTGCCGATAGGCCATCAAATAATGTTGAAGAAATTCTGCAAGATGGTCTACCTCGATCATTGGAATCAACAACTCAGGGTGAAAGTGTTAGTCTTACAGGGCCTACTCTTACTACTGGTTCAAAAGGCGTCACATGTCAAAAGTGCAAAGAAATGGGTCATAATTTGGAAAGTTGTCCACAGGTTTCTGGCATTGATGTACCTGCTAGAAAAAATCCTAGGGAGGGGATGATCAAAGGTAACAAGTTGAAAGCTGCCATTGAGGCTGCCATGCATAAGCTGCCTGTATCATATGGAAGGAATAGAGTGACTGATCAATCAGATGGGTTGTGCATGGCAAGTGTGGATTTGGATTGTGAAAGAGCTTCTCAAGAGCAATCATCAGTTTCAAATAAGATGAAGAATATGATTTCTTTAGAAGAAACACGTGAAGCACAAATCAATATCCAAAACTGTTCCTCTGACTTTTACAAACAATCAACTATCAATCATACCAAACAGTTTGGTGCCAATTCCTCTGATTTGATAGTTGGGGATCCAAGTTCTACTGCTTCTCTTGGAAAGGCTTCAATGAGGGACTTGTCTGGTCATGCTTTGGCAGCATCGTCTATTCTCTTAAATGTGTCAGCCATCCCAGAGCGTGAATACATTTGGCA GGGGGGATTTGAGGTACATAGGGGGGGAAAAGTTTCAGATTTATGTGGTGGAATTCAAGCACACCTATCATCTTACGCGTCACCTAAAGTTCTTGAAATGGTGAACAAATTTCCCCAGAAAATTCAATTGCACGAAGAACCTCGCTTGAGCACATGGCCAGCGAAGTTTCATGAAAGTGGTGCAAAAGAAGATAATATTGCTCTTTACTTCTTTGCCAAGGATCATGAGAG CTATGAGAGAAACTATAAGTGTCTGGTGGATAGCATGATGAAGAATGATTTAGCTCTGAAGGGAGACCTAGATGGTGTTGAACTCCTGATTTTCCCATCTAGCCAGCTTCCTGAGAACTGTCAGC GCTGGAATTTGCTATTTTTCCTTTGGGGTGTATTCAGGGCAAGGAAAGTGGGTTGCTCCGATGCCTCAAAAAATTCAAGTACTATCAGTGGCTTGAATATGGTTCCCCTGGAGAGAGATGTCCCCTCTGATGTCAGATCTTTGTCTCAGAACCCATGTCTACCGGAACATgtagataaagataaagattcaCCTGCTTCTGATAGTTCTCATGACTTAGCCCCAGCATTCAGTTGTCCCTACATGACAGGTGTTGCAGTAAATGGGGAATGCAATAACAAGGTATCTTGTGATGAACAGACATCTTTGGGTTCACAAGCCCAGTCTCAGCAACGGGATGGACTTGACTTTGGATTTACGTCAAGGACTGCAATGGCTACTCAATTGTCCCAGGAAATGAGATGCACCACCCCTCCTCTG GAAGAACTGCCAGTGTGCGGGCAGGGCTCAGAGCTCAAACGATCtcttgaagaaattaaaacttatatCAGTTCGAACAAAGTTGAGAAGACAGAAATGCATGGAGGTGCTCCATTTTTTGGAGAAGAgagttcaaaattaaaaattctccCTGTAGGTGATGAGGTGACAGTTGTTTCTGAGAAGATGCCAGGTTTAATGATAGGGGGCAGAAATCAAGTTGACCTTGAAAGGAGCTTGAAAGATGATGATGGGTATATAGACCCGGAAACTGCATTGGGTAGAAACCTGAACTTCAAAGTGCTCAACTGTCAGCAGTCTAGTCACCATAAACGTCCACACTTAGATCTAAGAGAGACTCTGTCAGAAAATTCATACACAAGTCAAAAAATGACTTGGAAAGAAGCATTTGGAGATGGAGAAAGTACTAGTAAGAAGCCAAAGATATGTTTTAGTGGAACTTATGGATCTAGTTCCAGAGATAGAGATTCTTTTAGTGATGGATTTTCATCACACAGAGATGATCTGCATCCCAGTTCGTCAGTTGAAGATAAGAGATGTGATGTTCTATGTGACGAAAAAGTTATTCCTGAGGACTTGGGAACTACAGAGAGGTACTTCTTTCCTGTGGATCCTCATGTAAAAGATTTTCGGTTGGGCTCTAACCACATGACATGGAAAGAACGCACATCAAAGGATGAGGATCAATTTCATGATGGGTTTCCAAATCTTGAGCTTGCTTTAGGGGCAGAGAAGAAACCACCAAATAAGCGAATGCTTCCTTTCTTTGTTGGATCAGTAGACAAAAATAATAACCAGGACAACCCTCGGGATAAGTTGGCTGATACGGGAAAGGAGGAGGATGTGTCTGCATCTCTTTCCCTTTCCCTTTCATTCCCATTTCCGGACAAGGAACCACAAACTGTCAAACCTGTTGTGAAAACAGAGCAGCTTCTGCATGAAAGGCGTCGTGTCGATACATCACTATTCCTCTTTGGGGGATTATTGGACAAATAG
- the LOC123220565 gene encoding uncharacterized protein LOC123220565 isoform X3, translating to MVTAQAERKFGKRSMSLKNHMRTESGTCNVCSAPCSSCMHRNIAIMGSKIDEFSDETCRETTASHFSDNDNVGSKGRQCGSLQHAASEASNLLSANSSHDSFSVNAESKATVRSCDVSVTSEDFDAHPKLSSGISGAEDHLSLKPECVLDQRISSPKYDDTKGVEGHDDNMSSVSRANDANTAVIHDDGYVDIKNLSHGPDLDCSLGPEASAKTPFSQKLSSDFDSEKKADTGCASPKVQSPFSHSHGDKLLIGGFPEYSTKISLKSEAEVENDSGEPPDKAFKISGHDEHHLKFNDYMQPPLQALSGNESEESDLIEQDVKVCDICGDAGREDLLAICSKCSDGAEHTYCMKEMLQKLPEGEWLCEECTFAEETENQKQVLDMEGKRTNKIATQSFGKRQAENLEPAVTAKRLAVETSLGPAKSSNPTRTAALSRDSSFKSIDKGKIKPASFVNVSSNDISETARSPTGPLLQTPKGTLLKSNSFSTLNSKPKVKVVAEVVPQKQKGSREQPALDMKEGFSRAMIKSQSFKSTNFGRTSTSESKFRALSPRLSQELKGLKQVKERNVFDKKNMLKLEKSHTGLATASAAVPTPKVGQKLISHGESVPLSSAGNNRESKIVKSEGKVSMLSKSNSNLARRGAEVPASPVGASSMNGISSSAEQKPNLIIPKDEPASSSSWTADRPSNNVEEILQDGLPRSLESTTQGESVSLTGPTLTTGSKGVTCQKCKEMGHNLESCPQVSGIDVPARKNPREGMIKGNKLKAAIEAAMHKLPVSYGRNRVTDQSDGLCMASVDLDCERASQEQSSVSNKMKNMISLEETREAQINIQNCSSDFYKQSTINHTKQFGANSSDLIVGDPSSTASLGKASMRDLSGHALAASSILLNVSAIPEREYIWQGGFEVHRGGKVSDLCGGIQAHLSSYASPKVLEMVNKFPQKIQLHEEPRLSTWPAKFHESGAKEDNIALYFFAKDHESYERNYKCLVDSMMKNDLALKGDLDGVELLIFPSSQLPENCQRWNLLFFLWGVFRARKVGCSDASKNSSTISGLNMVPLERDVPSDVRSLSQNPCLPEHVDKDKDSPASDSSHDLAPAFSCPYMTGVAVNGECNNKVSCDEQTSLGSQAQSQQRDGLDFGFTSRTAMATQLSQEMRCTTPPLEELPVCGQGSELKRSLEEIKTYISSNKVEKTEMHGGAPFFGEESSKLKILPVGDEVTVVSEKMPGLMIGGRNQVDLERSLKDDDGYIDPETALGRNLNFKVLNCQQSSHHKRPHLDLRETLSENSYTSQKMTWKEAFGDGESTSKKPKICFSGTYGSSSRDRDSFSDGFSSHRDDLHPSSSVEDKRCDVLCDEKVIPEDLGTTERYFFPVDPHVKDFRLGSNHMTWKERTSKDEDQFHDGFPNLELALGAEKKPPNKRMLPFFVGSVDKNNNQDNPRDKLADTGKEEDVSASLSLSLSFPFPDKEPQTVKPVVKTEQLLHERRRVDTSLFLFGGLLDK from the exons ATG GTAACAGCTCAGGCTGAAAGAAAGTTTGGCAAGCGCTCCATGAGTCTAAAAAATCATATGAGAACAGAATCTGGAACTTGTAACGTCTGTTCCGCTCCTTGTTCATCTTGTATGCACCGCAACATAGCTATCATGGGATCAAAGATTGATGAATTCTCTGATGAAACATGTCGCGAAACAACAGCAAGTCATTTTTCTGACAATGACAATGTTGGCTCTAAAGGTAGACAATGTGGCAGCCTTCAACATGCTGCCAGTGAAGCAAGTAACTTGCTCAGTGCCAATTCAAGTCATGATTCTTTCTCAGTGAATGCTGAAAGCAAAGCAACCGTTAGGTCTTGTGATGTATCTGTTACTTCAGAAGATTTTGATGCACATCCAAAGTTGTCCTCTGGTATATCTGGTGCAGAGGATCATCTATCTCTGAAACCTGAGTGCGTTTTGGATCAGAGAATCTCCTCTCCTAAGTATGATGATACCAAAGGTGTGGAAGGACATGATGATAATATGTCAAGTGTTAGTAGAGCCAATGATGCCAATACAGCAGTCATTCACGATGACGGATATGTAGACATTAAGAATTTATCTCATGGTCCAGATTTAGATTGTAGTTTAGGTCCTGAAGCATCTGCAAAGACACCATTTTCCCAGAAATTAAGCTCAGATTTTGATTCAGAAAAAAAGGCTGATACTGGTTGTGCTTCTCCGAAGGTTCAAAGTCCATTTTCTCATTCTCATGGTGATAAGTTGCTTATTGGAGGCTTTCCTGAATACTCAACAAAAATATCTCTAAAGTCAGAAGCTGAAGTTGAGAACGATAGTGGGGAACCTCCTGATAAAGCGTTTAAAATTTCAGGGCATGATGAACATCATTTGAAGTTTAATGATTACATGCAGCCTCCTCTACAAGCATTGTCTGGGAATGAGAGTGAAGAGTCAGACCTTATAGAACAAGAT GTAAAAGTATGTGATATCTGTGGGGATGCAGGACGAGAAGATTTGCTTGCTATTTGTAGTAAATGCAGTGATGGGGCAGAGCACAC CTATTGCATGAAAGAAATGCTTCAAAAACTTCCTGAAGGTGAATGGCTATGTGAAGAATGCACATTTGCAGAGGAAACTGAAAACCAGAAGCAAG ttttagataTGGAAGgtaaaagaacaaacaaaataGCTACACAAAGCTTTGGTAAGAGACAAGCTGAAAATCTAGAGCCTGCTGTGACAGCTAAAAGGCTGGCTGTTGAAACAAGTCTAGGACCAGCAAAATCATCCAACCCTACCAGAACAGCTGCTTTATCACGGGATAGTTCATTCAAAAGCATAGATAAGGGGAAAATAAAGCCAGCATCTTTTGTTAATGTTTCCAGCAATGATATCTCAGAGACTGCGCGTTCTCCTACAGGTCCACTGCTTCAGACACCCAAGG gTACCTTATTAAAATCCAATTCATTCAGCACCTTGAATTCCAAGCCAAAAGTGAAAGTTGTTGCTGAAGTTGTTCCTCAAAAACAGAAAGGGAGCAGAGAGCAACCAGCTCTTGATATGAAAGAAGGATTTTCTAGAGCCATGATCAAATCGCAGTCATTTAAATCTACAAATTTTGGCCGTACAAGTACTAGTGAATCAAAATTTAGAGCCCTTTCACCTCGATTGTCTCAGGAACTTAAAGGACTAAAACAAGTGAAAGAGCGTAATGTATTTGACAAGAAAAATATGTTGAAGTTGGAGAAATCTCATACTGGTTTGGCGACTGCTAGTGCTGCTGTCCCAACACCCAAGGTTGGTCAAAAGCTCATATCTCATGGTGAATCGGTGCCTCTTTCCTCTGCAGGCAACAACCGTGAGTCAAAGATTGTGAAATCTGAAGGAAAAGTAAGTATGTTGTCAAAGTCAAACAGCAATCTAGCACGTAGAGGTGCAGAAGTTCCTGCTTCTCCAG TCGGGGCTTCATCTATGAATGGAATATCCAGTTCTGCTGAACAGAAGCCAAACCTTATTATCCCCAAGGATGAGCCTGCATCCAGTTCTTCTTGGACTGCCGATAGGCCATCAAATAATGTTGAAGAAATTCTGCAAGATGGTCTACCTCGATCATTGGAATCAACAACTCAGGGTGAAAGTGTTAGTCTTACAGGGCCTACTCTTACTACTGGTTCAAAAGGCGTCACATGTCAAAAGTGCAAAGAAATGGGTCATAATTTGGAAAGTTGTCCACAGGTTTCTGGCATTGATGTACCTGCTAGAAAAAATCCTAGGGAGGGGATGATCAAAGGTAACAAGTTGAAAGCTGCCATTGAGGCTGCCATGCATAAGCTGCCTGTATCATATGGAAGGAATAGAGTGACTGATCAATCAGATGGGTTGTGCATGGCAAGTGTGGATTTGGATTGTGAAAGAGCTTCTCAAGAGCAATCATCAGTTTCAAATAAGATGAAGAATATGATTTCTTTAGAAGAAACACGTGAAGCACAAATCAATATCCAAAACTGTTCCTCTGACTTTTACAAACAATCAACTATCAATCATACCAAACAGTTTGGTGCCAATTCCTCTGATTTGATAGTTGGGGATCCAAGTTCTACTGCTTCTCTTGGAAAGGCTTCAATGAGGGACTTGTCTGGTCATGCTTTGGCAGCATCGTCTATTCTCTTAAATGTGTCAGCCATCCCAGAGCGTGAATACATTTGGCA GGGGGGATTTGAGGTACATAGGGGGGGAAAAGTTTCAGATTTATGTGGTGGAATTCAAGCACACCTATCATCTTACGCGTCACCTAAAGTTCTTGAAATGGTGAACAAATTTCCCCAGAAAATTCAATTGCACGAAGAACCTCGCTTGAGCACATGGCCAGCGAAGTTTCATGAAAGTGGTGCAAAAGAAGATAATATTGCTCTTTACTTCTTTGCCAAGGATCATGAGAG CTATGAGAGAAACTATAAGTGTCTGGTGGATAGCATGATGAAGAATGATTTAGCTCTGAAGGGAGACCTAGATGGTGTTGAACTCCTGATTTTCCCATCTAGCCAGCTTCCTGAGAACTGTCAGC GCTGGAATTTGCTATTTTTCCTTTGGGGTGTATTCAGGGCAAGGAAAGTGGGTTGCTCCGATGCCTCAAAAAATTCAAGTACTATCAGTGGCTTGAATATGGTTCCCCTGGAGAGAGATGTCCCCTCTGATGTCAGATCTTTGTCTCAGAACCCATGTCTACCGGAACATgtagataaagataaagattcaCCTGCTTCTGATAGTTCTCATGACTTAGCCCCAGCATTCAGTTGTCCCTACATGACAGGTGTTGCAGTAAATGGGGAATGCAATAACAAGGTATCTTGTGATGAACAGACATCTTTGGGTTCACAAGCCCAGTCTCAGCAACGGGATGGACTTGACTTTGGATTTACGTCAAGGACTGCAATGGCTACTCAATTGTCCCAGGAAATGAGATGCACCACCCCTCCTCTG GAAGAACTGCCAGTGTGCGGGCAGGGCTCAGAGCTCAAACGATCtcttgaagaaattaaaacttatatCAGTTCGAACAAAGTTGAGAAGACAGAAATGCATGGAGGTGCTCCATTTTTTGGAGAAGAgagttcaaaattaaaaattctccCTGTAGGTGATGAGGTGACAGTTGTTTCTGAGAAGATGCCAGGTTTAATGATAGGGGGCAGAAATCAAGTTGACCTTGAAAGGAGCTTGAAAGATGATGATGGGTATATAGACCCGGAAACTGCATTGGGTAGAAACCTGAACTTCAAAGTGCTCAACTGTCAGCAGTCTAGTCACCATAAACGTCCACACTTAGATCTAAGAGAGACTCTGTCAGAAAATTCATACACAAGTCAAAAAATGACTTGGAAAGAAGCATTTGGAGATGGAGAAAGTACTAGTAAGAAGCCAAAGATATGTTTTAGTGGAACTTATGGATCTAGTTCCAGAGATAGAGATTCTTTTAGTGATGGATTTTCATCACACAGAGATGATCTGCATCCCAGTTCGTCAGTTGAAGATAAGAGATGTGATGTTCTATGTGACGAAAAAGTTATTCCTGAGGACTTGGGAACTACAGAGAGGTACTTCTTTCCTGTGGATCCTCATGTAAAAGATTTTCGGTTGGGCTCTAACCACATGACATGGAAAGAACGCACATCAAAGGATGAGGATCAATTTCATGATGGGTTTCCAAATCTTGAGCTTGCTTTAGGGGCAGAGAAGAAACCACCAAATAAGCGAATGCTTCCTTTCTTTGTTGGATCAGTAGACAAAAATAATAACCAGGACAACCCTCGGGATAAGTTGGCTGATACGGGAAAGGAGGAGGATGTGTCTGCATCTCTTTCCCTTTCCCTTTCATTCCCATTTCCGGACAAGGAACCACAAACTGTCAAACCTGTTGTGAAAACAGAGCAGCTTCTGCATGAAAGGCGTCGTGTCGATACATCACTATTCCTCTTTGGGGGATTATTGGACAAATAG